ccatctccaatgcaaccagcTATAGCATGTatacgtggaaagcatctccaacgaaAGCACCCGCCAGCGTGGCTGCCCCCCTCCCacgcatgccaaagcagttctatgatGATCAGTTTCGTCATAGATCTATCGTCGTAGAATTGCAAAaatgacgcgacttctatgacgaaccgcttttcgtcataaaactgaaattatgacgaatttggctccttcagtgatgaaagttgatcgtcatagaagtggatatttctagtagtaatACCACTTTATCTAATGAAATTGTCTAGTGCCATGCATGCCATGATtattttgctttgctttgccatGAGAAAGCTAGGTAAATCCAACAAAATTCTCCACTTCATCTTTAGAACTCTAAAAGATATCTATCCAGGGTAGGGTTCAGCATGGGCTCAGACACGACAATAATGAGGGGCACCCCCTATCCAGGGTGGGCTTTTAGTCCCTTTTAGCAACCTTCGGGTGATAAGTTGACTAAAGATCATTTAGTCTAATTTAGTCAAAGTGTTTGTATAAAAATTGACTAAATAGGGACTAAATTTAGGAGCTGCTAGGTGAACCGAACATCCCCTTAATTCTCTTGCAATCCATTTATTcagcatatgtatgtttcacagTGACATCAGCCATCCACTCGACGTTGTGCATGAGGGCACGCACAATGTACTAGTGAACATATAATAACTCCAAAAAAAATTTAGTGTTAGACAGTCTCAGTTACGCAAACAAAAATTTACATGGCACCCGCTCACTCATAGGGTAATGAGCCCCCGTGTGCAGCGGGGTACGAGGTTCGAAGGTTTCTCAGACTGGGTGAGAAGTCCTCTACCTTAATACGAAATACTTGGAAGCGCATGCTATCTCCCATAgtctgagtttttttttttatatatattgacCACACCAAATAAAACGACAACTAAAATAGTCTGGTTCATCTATCCGGTCACGCCAAGCAAAACGATATGACTTGCCTATAGGTTgcatcaaataaaaataaaatagcgTGGCACAACCTCACACGTGGAAATTATTCATAGAAACAAACACTATTGTGTCTATTAGTCATGTCGtttggtactccctccatccaaattACAAGAAATTCTAACTTTTTTGGAGAGTCATATATCTTAAAtatgatcaaatttatataataaaataataatatttatgacattaaataagtctaattaatttatgacatcaaatagatattTTGACACCAAATTATTTTGACTCTATGTAAAAATTTTCTCTATAATTATAGTTAAAATTGAGATATTTTGACTCTTTGTGaaaattaaaatgacttataatttaaaatagagggaGTAATTTCCATTTGCCACGCTATGTTTTTTTTAGGGGGGTATTTTCTAAAATATTAATTGGACGCTTGCTATTAAAAATATGAAAAATATTAgttattttaaataaaaatcaTGCTATCGAGGGCCGAAGCAGtataaggcctcgtttagatgctgaaaaaatttcaaaccgatgaatagtaccactttcgtcttatttgacaaatattgtccaatcgtggaacaactaggctcaaaagattcatctcatgattttcaactaaactatgtaattagttattttttttacctacatttaatactccatgcaagcagctaaaaattgatgtgatgaaaagagagtgaaaaaatttgaaattttggtggcatctaaacaaggcctaaaagaGCATTTGACTTTGACCAGTCAACACACTGTCTTGCATCGCTCCGCCGAGCAGCAAGCTACTCCCAGTCCCCGTCCCGGCGTCCCCGAGCCTCTCCCTCATCCACTCCCCCGACCCGCCGCCCGCTCGATCGCGACCTGACGGCGGCGATGCACCCCCGCGCCGCCTCGGGCGCCACCGGGAAGTTGACCGGGCCGTACGGGTCCTGGGAGTCGCCGATCAGCGCCGCTGTCGTCTCCGCCGCCGGGAGGACCGCAGAGGGGTTCGCCATCGCCGGAGACGGCCGGCTCGTCTGGGTGGAGACGCGCCCCGAGGATGGAGGGTACGCCCAACCATCCGGCCCCCGTTTCCACTGCTGCCACTCACAAATTTTTGAACCCAGCGTTGCGCTTGCGCACATTTTTATTTGTAGCTGTGATTTTTCGTCGTCAGGCGCGCGGTCCTCGTGAAGGAAGCGGCAGAACCAGGCGGCAAGGCTCTTGATGTGACGCCGCAGGGGTTCGCGGTGCGGTCCCTGGCGCAGGAGTACGGTGGTGGGGCATTCGCCGTGCAAGGGGATACCGTTGTGTTCTCTAACTACACTGACCAGCGTCTGTACAAGCAAACAATAGGAGGTGAGGAGCTGAGCTGACCTGAACCTACGTTTAACAGCTGGTACCACACGGGCATAATGCTGCATAAAGCATTACTACCTCGTCCCTGGTTATTCCTACTGTTTTGTCACCCTTGGCTACTTAATTTGGCAAATACTTGTCGCTCCAAGCTTCAAAAATCAAACCCAACATGCTACCGGTATCTGCCTGACATTATGTGACGGCGGACGCTTGACACTTATGCCCATGATTCACATGTTGCGGGAATGCTGAAATGGGGACTGACGACTGAGACGTGGGATAGGCAAAGGATGGGGCATGGTCGGTGTACAACCTGGCATTACTCCTATCTAGCATCTGTATTTTTTGGCGCACTAACTAAACTCATTCAGTCCTGGTGATTACACAAAAAAGTGCTCCTTTATGCCAGATTTAAACTTTCTTCTGTTGTTAACTTGTTATCTTGATATGTATCATGTTTAGATCCTTATACAAAGAATGGTTGAATCTCCGTGCTTTAGGGATTCAAGAGAACATTTGGAAAATAGGAACTATCTTAGTTATGTTTCTCTTTCTTGAACTGTCAcctaactttgatttttgaaaaGTTTGATTCTACTTCTCTGAACCTTCTTGGCCTTAAGCCATGATTACTAATAAAGGGATGTCATTTTAGTATCAAATTCACGTGTAAGTACATGATATTCTGTAACTGGCCTTTTAAAATCCTTGCTTTGTTGGTTTCAGATAATTCACCGCTACCACTGACACCAGATTATGCTGGATCAGTAGTACGCTATGCTGATGGTGTCTTTGATCCCCATTTCCATCGTTTCGTAACTATAATGGAAGGTGACTAGACCTATTCCATGTATCAGATCAATAGTTCTGATTTGCTTACAGTTATTCAGTTAATACAaaaaagaatcaaatttgatgaCAGATCATCGGCACAATAGCTCAAATCCCATCACTACAATTGTTGCTGTAAGAATAAGTGATGGGGATGTCAAAGGTAAGGAATCCTTAGGCTACTTCTTTAGGTTATTCTTAAGAGACTTTTGGGCTTATTTGTAATGTaaatctttcttcttttttttggatCAGAATCTACTATGCTGGTCAGTGGCAATGACTTTTATGCCTTCCCACGTATTGATCCAACTAAAAAACGTATGGCATGGATTGAGTGGAGTAACCCGAACATGTCCTGGGACAAATCACAGTTATGGGTTGGGTATTTCAATGAGAAAGGGTAATATCTTAGTTGCACCTTTGTGTTTTCACTCCTTTTTGGTGAAAGAAAGAAATGTTCTACACATCTACACTTGTAACTCCAGTAGCTGCTACAGTCCTTTATCTATGTATTTACTAATGAGCGTGGAGTCTTTCATGCCTGGTAACATATGTTGAGGATTAGTATGTTTTTTAGATCACTTTATTCATGTAACTGGTCCAGAGAAATCGATAATTTGTTCGAGATTATGCTAATGTAGTCTTGCTATTGGCTTTATCAGAATCTGGGTTATTGTACATCATTTGTACCTTGATTTATACCTAATGATATGTTTGATAGGGTATTTGTTTGTTCCAGTCCAttttattttttacaaaaaggatCAATGGTTGAGTTTCTTGTTACATTAAGTGTACATGAATGTTTCATGATCTTCTTCCAAGATTTATTGATTTATCGCGGTGTTTATTATTGTGTAGAAACATAAAAGAAAAGATCTGCATTGCTGGTGGAGACCCAACAATAGTAGAATCTCCTACTGAACCCAAGTGGTCTTCAAAAGGTATTTCAAATTTAATACTGAACTTTTTCCTGCAGTTTAAGTTTTACAATTCAAGGACTTGAGTAGGCGACTTTCTGGTTGTTGATTATCTACTTGGTTTTTATTTCGCTAGGATAAATGCATACCGTATTTTCTCACTCGATTAAATCTACTTTGCTCTAGGGGAGCTGTTCTTCATAACCGATCGAAGGAGTGGGTTTTGGAATATTTATAAATGGGTATAGTTTTCTCTGTCAATTGTATTTGTTTCTATTCAGTTTTCTACCGATCCGATCGTTCTCCCAGGTTAGCAAATGCATATCTGTATTGCCGTGGGGCACATCTGTCTCTATTGTCCTGGAACCCTCATATTGATTGTCTGTGTTCTAGATGTACCACTTGCACCTACTTTTCAACAAGATTTGTTTATTTAAGAACTAGTTATACCCTTTTACATCCAATGCGTATCTTTCACAGGGACAGTTGTTATTTTGGCAACACCATCATGTAGCTAACAATAGTCGCCGTTATAGCCTACTCTCTCTAGTGAGTAGGATGTTGACTAAACACAATGTTCTAAACTCATATGTTTATTTTAATAGTTATCCCATTTTTTCTTGTATCGTACCAAAATCAATGGGGCATCAACTTGATGCCCTGCCTCCAAGTTATTGAAACTGTTCAACAGCAACCTGTCTGTGACAATTAAGAACTCAATACCTTTAGCTGGTTTACTAAACGAAAAACTTGGCCATTACATTAACAAAGCATAGAACACAAGTATTACCATAAAGAAGTTTGAACTCTTTCTGTTATCTGTGTTTTGTGTTGATTTGTGTATGACAGGATGAGCAGAACAGAGCAGTAACACCTCTGTATTCACTTGATGCTGAATTCTCCAAGCCCATGTGGATTTTTGGTGTCAGCTCCTATGATTTCCTTGGAATAGATGACACAAGTCACAAAATCGTTTGCTGTTACAGGTTTTCGCATTTTCTAATAGCTGTTTGATTTTATGTGGTTCAGAAGAATAGACCTGTTTTTTTTCTTATCCAGGCAGAATGGAAAGTCATATGTTGGGGTGCTTGACCATGATTCCGAGTCCTTTTCGAAAATTGACATTCCCTTCTCTTCTGTAACTAACATAGTGGTACATACCTTAAGTAACTAAATTTCGGTATTTATCATTTTGTAAGATTTGGTACTTAATGCTCGAACTTGTTGATGTGATGATGCTTTATCTTAAAGCTTGCTGATTTGCTAGGTCTCTGGAGATGGATCCTTCTATATTGAGGGTGCATCTGCTACTCTTCCAGTATCAATAGCAAAGGTTTAATTAATTGGATATCCTGTAGTCTACTGTCAATTGACATTGAATCCTGTGGTGTACATTTGAGCTTCACCATTTGTTTTTCCACCAGGTGACACTTGATAAAAAGAGAACTATGGCAACTGATTTCTCTATTGTTTGGTCCTCCTCAGAGGATGTTGCACAATATGAATTGTACTTCAGCTTGCCTGAATTTGTGGAGTTTCCAACTGTGATCAATGGTCAGCATGCATATGCTTATTTTTATGCTCCATATAATAATGTTTTCCAAGGTTCATCAGACGAAAAGCCTCCCCTACTGGTCAGAACTCATGGTAAACAAATATATCATTTTTGTCCTTTTTTCTTTACTTTATTATTCTAAATGTCATTAATGGTCATGACTTCATGTTACATCAGAAATAATTAGCAAAAACACTTTGTTGGATTTTATGTACATATTCCCAATCAGTATATAAGAGTGACAATTGTTTGCCTGTTACtgcaatctttttctttctttgagTAAAGTATCTGTTAATTCAATCTTTCGACAACATAAACTCTTAGCACTTTGATGATAGACGGGCATACATTGGCCTAAGCTAACTTGATTTACCAACTCCATGAATTGCTAAAGGCATTGAAGCTATCTTTTGCTCTTCTTTATACCACTTCATTGTTTAGGTGGACCCACAGATGAAGCACGAGGGGTTCTGGATCTTGGTGTGCAGTACTGGACAAGCCGAGGATGGGCATTTGTTGATGTTAACTATGGGGGAAGCTCAGGTCTTTGGCCCTTTCTTGTCTCAGCTTATATCTGATGAAGAAATCCACATTCTTTGTACTTCCAGATCTGACGTATTAATTATTCAATGATGTCCATCCTCTTATTTACAAGCACCTTAATCTATTTACTATCAAGGATTTTGATGGTGATAGTTATTGATGTTCCTTCACTCTGTTGAAGGCTATGGGAGAGAATTTCGAGAGAGGCTTTTAGCACAATGGGGTGTTGTTGATGTAAATGATTGCTGCAGTTGTGCTGCATTCCTGGTATGGCTTGTTCAGACTGACAAACCCAATTTGTTAGTTTTTGTGGAGGATCTACTCAGCATTTACAGTGGTTACTAAGAAAGATGAATGAACATGCTTGTACCATGCTGATTGTTAAGGTGGAAACCGGAAGAGTGGATGGGCAGCGGCTTTGTGTAACTGGAGAATCCGCTGGTGGATTCACAACTTTAGCCTGCCTTGCTTTCAGACAGACCTTCAAGGCTGGTTCGTCTTTATATGGGGCAAGTTTTGGTTCTCAATTTCTCATGCATTGCTTTCTTATGGATTCAGGTTAACACCAGCTAAGAACTTATACATGCGGGTTCTGCTTTGTTTATAAGCAGATAGCTGACCTAGCGTCCTTGAGGGCAGGAATGCACAAGTTTGAAGCATACTACATTGATAACCTTGTGGGTGAGGAATGCTGCATTCATGACTCATCCATACTAGCAATCGTTTTTTTTATATGTTTCAATTAACAACATCACTGTACCACCAATGTTTCAGGAAATAAACAAGCTTACTTTGAGAGGTCTCCAATAAACTTTGTTGAAAACTTTTGATGTCCAGTGATTTTGTTTCAAGGGTTGGAAGACACGGTAAGCCTACAAGGCCTGAACTTGCGTAGTGGAGGATATGCTAACCTTCGACAAGTTTCAGAATATGCCTGGAAATCATAAATGTCAATTTAATACCATTTATGAAATAACTCAGTTGGTAGAGCCTCCAATTGAGTGGCCACGCACCCTGGCTCGAACCTGGGTGCTCACTGCTCACAGGTCGTGGTTACCTCCTTAAGGCTCCGTTCGTTACACCGTTCCCGGTCAATCCTGGCCAGGAATGCTTCCGGCCCTATAGAAAATATATGGTCAATCCTGGCCGGAACGGTTCCGGGACGTCATTCCCCGGGAACCGAACAGGGCCTAAATGGTTTGGTATTCCTGTCTCTTAAGGGAAAGACAGAAGGAGGGGATAAGAAGAAGCCGTCTGTTTAACACATCAACTAGCATGTGGTGTATAAAAAGGAAACCAGCTATCGATGAATAAACTCCAAGCCATTAATCATGAATGAGGGAATTAGGATCGACTAGGAACAAACTACGCCTTACCAGTTCTTAACTTCTTGTCATGAACCTGAAGCTATTGAtttcagtttactggctttcacTTTGATATCAGGTTGTATCACCAGATcaggcaacaaaaatatacaaggCCATAAAGGACAAGGGCCTTCCCGTTGCTTTGGTTGAGTACGAAGGGGAACAACATGGTTTCCGCAAGGTCCAGTGATCACTCTTTAATCCTTAGGCACTGCATCTTCTAAGTGCCACATTTAGTATAAGCAGGAAAATACTTAGTCAACTACCTAATATGAAAACTCACTATCTGCTGTTGTTCTCTAGCAAGTTAAGCATTTTAATTAGTATAGGACGAACTTGAATTTGCATAGTGCAAACTGCAGATAGCTCATACCTGACGTGCATTCCTTTGAACAGGCTGAGAACATCAAATTTACCTTGGAGCAGGAGATGGTGTTCTTGGCAAGATTAGTGGGAAAGTTCAAGGTGGCTGATGACATAACTCCAATCAAGATTGAAAACTTTGATTAGTCCTTGTAAACGTTTCAAACGGCAGCAATCCTTATTTTCTGTTTACCTGCTATCAACTGCTGAACTGATCAGCTTAGATGCAACTTGGTGCACCTCTTAGGGCAGATTTGCCCTTCGCAGCTGTTCTTTTAATTGAACTCTAGGACTCTAGCTCTcattcagtctgttcgcttgtctgaattttttattttttagccctttttttgaaagtttttcacaaatacgtCCCTGGAGGAAATATTTcagaatctggacccttagctcggcgccatcgatgctggcgccgagcaaACACGCCTCGGCGCCAGCGtacctggcgccgagctcttgggctcgagaCCCATGTGgaggtgacatggcagggagctcggcgccagtcaccctggcgTCAAGCTCGGCAccgtagatcttgacgccgagctcggcgccaaggtgACTAGCGCCGAGCTTGTGTTTTAACCCCGGCCCCAACCTTCCTACCCGAGCATTCTTCCTATTTTTTCTCCTCCCTCTTTGATTTTTTCTCTTCCCACTTCGTCCTACCTcatgaatcggcatattggaccttgaaaactttgatttgatccgtagatcttcgagagcaaggtatcctcgctcctctcctagtttttttcgcatcgattcggtatatattggtcggatttttcaacctaagaatcgtcattacttaggatttcattctatccctcaatatttatattatacaaccgtaggatgatgctaaggcgtggaaaagctagcaaacctaggcacatgtagttatgttatgggttcattgttgtgcatcaaatggaagACCCTagatttagggtttaatgttaattgcttttggttcttagaacgaaattggttgtattgtagttatggttctcattgatatttatttgtgatgttttgatttatgtttgttaaattacatccgttttgttagatgcaagaaatgttatcgggaggagttttggcgaaaactggggccgtcctcgagaattataccccgacgcgtctagcaaagatgcccccgtccctcctgacctctctgtccctaactgtgactgtggtttctcagacccatgtttttcaatcgaaacatccggacacagcggcgtggtgctcctacacatgcagtcgttttaatgtaagaaattgtttccactatcttttttctttatttgtgtaagtatgctactaatattttgttggaatcttgttgtgtaggaccatgagaggtgctttttctttcagtggatctgacggtgcagacaagtttgatcctaggtacctccttttcgacgattggtttagagggagacatccacatgagcacttcaagcggtgggttccacccccctaaccctccgccaatgatggctaaggagaagcacctagccacagttagacgactcgaggaacctcctctgtgcgattgcggagatcgagctgtgataaaccctgagaatacgttggagtttgtgtgtccaaacaagcatgaagtaagtgcaaagtgtatgtgttgaaatgttgcgctatatgtgttcatgtactaatatcaccttatttaggtgttttcaatggcgaagtgtcgtttcaaggagtggttgtatggtcctaagaaccaatggccggaagaaccacgaaaggttaaggaaaagaagaaagaaagggtaatttacaaagcacctcctgtcatgtgcgaatgtggtgttaaatccaactatggcctagtcccttcggagcttggaatatgccattattgcggccatatggttgagtatgatgaggttggttatttttgtggtaaacatgaaatcgtattttgtttcttttgctaagacatatatgatataatatttcttttgaacagagcactaggaaatgcaggtgggaatgttatgatggtcaagctaagttcttggatgaactgaaggggaggcaagtaattgcacggaagaggggatatggacctgactacgtcaacctattcgttacaCATCATAAAGAAAAGATGcctgagtttgctagacagcacggtatttgtaacccgatcgatgttgggcttgacaaatggggattggagagacgggtgACGTTAGAGGagaagagggcaaggaaggaggcaagggaggagacaagagtacagatgtaggtcttgaacgagcatgttgttgcattatgtgccagtgagtgcttgaaagcctttttcgtt
The nucleotide sequence above comes from Miscanthus floridulus cultivar M001 chromosome 18, ASM1932011v1, whole genome shotgun sequence. Encoded proteins:
- the LOC136520231 gene encoding uncharacterized protein, which translates into the protein MHPRAASGATGKLTGPYGSWESPISAAVVSAAGRTAEGFAIAGDGRLVWVETRPEDGGRAVLVKEAAEPGGKALDVTPQGFAVRSLAQEYGGGAFAVQGDTVVFSNYTDQRLYKQTIGDNSPLPLTPDYAGSVVRYADGVFDPHFHRFVTIMEDHRHNSSNPITTIVAVRISDGDVKESTMLVSGNDFYAFPRIDPTKKRMAWIEWSNPNMSWDKSQLWVGYFNEKGNIKEKICIAGGDPTIVESPTEPKWSSKGELFFITDRRSGFWNIYKWDEQNRAVTPLYSLDAEFSKPMWIFGVSSYDFLGIDDTSHKIVCCYRQNGKSYVGVLDHDSESFSKIDIPFSSVTNIVVSGDGSFYIEGASATLPVSIAKVTLDKKRTMATDFSIVWSSSEDVAQYELYFSLPEFVEFPTVINGQHAYAYFYAPYNNVFQGSSDEKPPLLVRTHGGPTDEARGVLDLGVQYWTSRGWAFVDVNYGGSSGYGREFRERLLAQWGVVDVNDCCSCAAFLVETGRVDGQRLCVTGESAGGFTTLACLAFRQTFKAGSSLYGASFGSQFLMHCFLMDSG